The following are encoded in a window of Aerococcus sanguinicola genomic DNA:
- a CDS encoding ABC transporter ATP-binding protein — protein MEILRVDNLTKIYGEGEKQVRAVDGVNLSVNRGELIAIVGPSGSGKSTLLHMLGGVDRPNEGKILIEGSDIASYSSKEMALFRRRKVGLIYQFYNLIPNLTVAHNIKLPLKLDGRQVDDAFFNDLVTKLGLSDKLQAFPSELSGGQEQRVAVARSLIYRPSIILADEPTGNLDRKNSQEIIDLLKYFNQTLKQTILIITHDENLALQTQRIITMVDGAIVGDEPNE, from the coding sequence ATGGAAATACTTCGCGTTGACAATTTGACTAAGATTTATGGCGAGGGAGAAAAGCAAGTCCGGGCTGTCGATGGAGTGAATCTGTCCGTCAACCGGGGAGAGCTTATCGCCATTGTCGGACCGAGTGGGTCGGGGAAGTCTACTCTACTCCATATGCTTGGTGGGGTGGACCGGCCTAATGAGGGGAAGATACTCATTGAAGGGTCCGATATTGCCAGCTATTCGTCTAAGGAAATGGCCTTGTTCCGGCGGCGCAAGGTGGGGCTGATCTACCAGTTCTACAATCTCATCCCCAATCTGACCGTGGCACATAATATTAAACTGCCCTTGAAGTTAGACGGCCGCCAGGTGGATGACGCCTTCTTTAATGACTTGGTGACTAAGCTGGGCTTATCCGATAAGTTGCAGGCCTTTCCGAGTGAGCTATCGGGAGGCCAGGAGCAGCGCGTGGCCGTGGCCCGCAGCCTGATCTACCGGCCTTCGATCATCTTAGCGGATGAACCGACCGGGAACTTGGACAGGAAGAACTCTCAGGAGATCATTGACCTCTTGAAGTACTTCAACCAGACCCTCAAGCAGACGATCCTGATCATCACCCACGATGAAAACCTGGCCCTTCAGACCCAGCGGATTATCACCATGGTCGACGGGGCTATCGTAGGAGATGAGCCCAATGAATAA
- a CDS encoding ABC transporter permease, giving the protein MNKKNLPIFISLLIVSLFFTVIFYYGYTNISSSNRQLKATNFYDAHLSEDLSQEEIAKLNQVEAIELAGGTSARAHSAKYKDQLISMVGQDVQVKQMREESYLLAGRFPESADEIVLNESLVKQEGLSLGDELAIELGDRQVDGKTIDARSTYTAEESFETTESRHYTLVGVYKDFYNENLKINYGMPLVDDDEALIPLINFHDFKTAYAQSEAIQDEIQDLLGKEVELDFNDSLVRYYGLDVSQSKNLMTKLVNALSLLLCMGIFVFFIKNIFWVWGLQKIRELSMYKSIGSTDFQIYLLLVKGALTISVLPVLIGHALGFFLIRYLFEVANSGKAEVVFFNQVHFNWILSLVIILVALAVVLVAVIYPARKIAKIDIIEGLKGNFSLSKKKGKKRSPKLWKELRLNNMASIKSQRYISAIGILIVAIFCIVYAIADYNRDFYAFDDGYDLTVHYYNDTGELPPILPEILADYEGEGYISKEKNLAIEPNLELSQTAQSLGLDEQLEQMIADTKPQYIRGILVALENDDLQKLGGRPGKFTLYNQVQADPNEPLAQAEKVPYFDHPDQLDLSINEKQRSLPIAQTIDDLGPYQTRILPFNVMVYTDFETYQELMEEVQDDKNYNYPFELKLKLPEGQAGRTKEEITSRIENTITYNESFKVFTDEEIQAEQFTDIQSFKLIIYGIAAIIFLMNITNGYSSINLSLMNRRKEIGTLYSIGMDIQSLRSHFSREFLFEQGKSFLLSVLITLGIMLGIAGLFKSVDMKSLILYFPYLVFLGFAVLVYGLNLLIYWTGLSAILNHEPIDLIRGV; this is encoded by the coding sequence ATGAATAAGAAGAATTTACCGATTTTCATTTCACTTCTGATTGTTAGCCTCTTTTTCACGGTGATTTTTTACTATGGCTATACCAATATTTCGTCAAGTAACCGCCAGCTGAAGGCAACGAATTTCTACGATGCCCACTTGTCAGAAGACCTGTCCCAGGAGGAGATCGCTAAACTCAACCAAGTGGAAGCCATTGAGCTAGCGGGCGGGACTTCTGCCAGAGCCCACAGTGCTAAATACAAGGACCAACTCATTTCTATGGTGGGACAGGATGTTCAGGTTAAGCAGATGCGAGAAGAGTCTTATTTGTTGGCTGGACGCTTTCCTGAGTCGGCGGATGAAATTGTCCTGAATGAATCTCTAGTTAAGCAGGAAGGCCTCTCCCTAGGCGATGAGCTAGCCATCGAGCTTGGGGACCGTCAGGTGGACGGGAAGACGATCGATGCCCGGTCGACCTATACCGCTGAAGAAAGCTTTGAGACCACAGAAAGCCGCCACTATACCCTGGTTGGTGTCTACAAAGATTTCTATAATGAGAACTTAAAAATCAATTACGGCATGCCTCTGGTGGATGATGACGAAGCATTGATCCCTTTGATCAATTTTCATGACTTCAAGACAGCCTATGCCCAGAGCGAGGCTATCCAAGACGAGATTCAAGATCTACTAGGAAAAGAAGTGGAATTGGACTTTAATGACTCCCTGGTCCGCTACTACGGTCTGGATGTCAGTCAGAGTAAAAATTTGATGACTAAGCTGGTTAATGCCCTTTCCCTCCTCTTATGTATGGGAATCTTTGTCTTCTTTATCAAAAATATTTTCTGGGTTTGGGGTCTGCAGAAGATTCGCGAGCTCTCCATGTATAAATCCATCGGGTCGACGGACTTTCAAATTTATCTCTTGCTGGTGAAAGGGGCACTCACAATCTCCGTCCTGCCTGTTTTAATCGGTCATGCCCTGGGCTTCTTCCTTATTCGTTATCTCTTTGAAGTCGCCAATAGTGGCAAAGCCGAAGTGGTCTTCTTTAACCAGGTTCATTTTAACTGGATCTTGTCTCTGGTCATTATCCTGGTGGCCCTAGCGGTTGTCCTAGTCGCGGTCATCTATCCGGCGCGCAAGATCGCGAAGATCGATATTATTGAAGGACTCAAGGGGAATTTTAGCCTGTCTAAGAAGAAGGGCAAGAAGCGGAGTCCCAAGCTTTGGAAAGAACTTCGACTGAACAATATGGCCAGTATCAAGTCCCAACGCTACATCTCAGCTATTGGCATTCTGATTGTGGCCATCTTCTGTATCGTTTATGCCATTGCCGACTACAACCGGGACTTCTATGCCTTTGATGATGGCTATGATCTCACGGTCCACTACTACAATGACACCGGTGAATTACCCCCTATTCTGCCCGAAATTCTTGCTGACTATGAGGGGGAGGGCTATATTTCTAAGGAAAAGAACCTAGCTATTGAACCTAACCTGGAGCTATCCCAAACCGCCCAATCACTGGGCCTGGATGAGCAATTGGAGCAAATGATAGCTGACACCAAGCCCCAATACATCAGGGGAATTCTGGTCGCCCTCGAAAATGACGACCTCCAAAAACTGGGCGGCAGGCCAGGGAAATTTACCCTCTACAACCAGGTCCAAGCAGATCCCAACGAGCCCCTTGCCCAAGCTGAGAAAGTGCCCTACTTTGATCATCCTGATCAATTAGACCTTAGTATTAATGAGAAGCAGCGCAGCCTTCCCATTGCGCAGACCATTGATGATCTTGGCCCCTACCAGACTCGGATCCTGCCCTTTAATGTTATGGTCTATACGGATTTTGAGACTTATCAAGAGCTGATGGAAGAGGTGCAAGACGATAAAAATTACAATTATCCTTTTGAATTGAAGCTGAAACTTCCCGAAGGACAAGCTGGCCGGACCAAGGAGGAAATCACTAGCCGCATCGAAAATACCATAACTTATAATGAAAGTTTCAAGGTCTTCACAGATGAGGAGATCCAGGCCGAACAGTTTACAGATATTCAAAGCTTCAAGCTGATCATCTATGGGATTGCGGCCATCATCTTCCTGATGAATATCACCAACGGCTATTCCTCCATCAACCTCAGCCTGATGAACCGGCGCAAAGAAATCGGGACCCTCTATTCGATTGGTATGGATATCCAGTCCTTGAGAAGCCACTTCAGTCGCGAATTTCTCTTCGAACAAGGGAAGTCCTTCCTCTTGTCTGTCTTGATTACTTTAGGGATTATGCTAGGGATAGCTGGTCTATTCAAGAGTGTTGATATGAAGTCCCTAATCTTATACTTCCCTTATCTGGTCTTCCTAGGATTTGCGGTTCTAGTCTATGGCTTGAACTTGCTCATTTACTGGACAGGTCTCAGTGCTATTCTAAACCATGAGCCGATTGACCTAATCCGAGGCGTATAG
- a CDS encoding TIGR04076 family protein produces the protein MVDDLFTLYTLKVEVLATDRPFVCSHQEGDYFIVEGENLIFPQSQSFSMYALAALLPLLPAKQRLLQENDWMRSDAIIACPDPNCGAVFKITRQQKKQFSHAETTVVPISQGDDDPC, from the coding sequence ATGGTAGATGATTTGTTTACTTTATACACATTAAAAGTTGAGGTTCTGGCAACTGACCGACCCTTTGTCTGTAGTCACCAGGAGGGAGATTATTTTATTGTGGAAGGTGAAAATTTAATTTTTCCACAGTCGCAATCTTTCTCTATGTACGCTTTGGCTGCGCTGCTTCCCTTGTTACCAGCCAAACAAAGACTTTTACAAGAGAATGATTGGATGCGGTCTGATGCTATCATTGCATGTCCAGACCCTAATTGTGGGGCTGTTTTTAAGATAACGAGACAGCAAAAGAAACAGTTTAGCCATGCTGAAACAACTGTAGTTCCGATTAGTCAAGGAGATGATGATCCATGTTAG
- a CDS encoding aldo/keto reductase: MLERIELSPGYSIARVLNGLWQLSPGHTLRGQLDLEEINQSFHQLGELGFTTFDLADIYTGAEEALGRYLKELGHHSHLTAHDIQIHEKYVPDIDVLETVSFKDTEAIIDRSLKKLGRDYIDLMQFHWWDYSIDRYIEVAEHLVKLQKKGKIRYIGVTNFDTAHLKELVDAGIPIISCQSQYSLFDRRPEKELLAYSIDHGIQQLCFGTLSGGLLSDKYLEQTNIKLETRSQVKYQQVIDQSLGQIGYQELLHLLDEIAHKHQVSISNVATRYILQQEGVAGSIIGIRNRRHIQDNLAIFDFTLDQEDLDSIRSFLDQYPRLPGDCYELERDPNSIFSSIIRRHENANG; this comes from the coding sequence ATGTTAGAGAGAATTGAATTAAGCCCTGGTTACAGTATAGCTCGTGTTCTTAATGGTTTGTGGCAGTTATCGCCGGGCCATACCTTAAGAGGGCAGCTTGATTTAGAAGAAATTAATCAAAGTTTTCATCAATTAGGAGAACTAGGATTTACAACTTTTGATCTGGCTGATATTTATACGGGAGCAGAAGAGGCTTTAGGACGATATCTGAAAGAATTAGGCCATCACTCTCATTTAACTGCCCATGATATCCAAATTCACGAGAAATATGTGCCCGACATTGATGTCTTGGAGACTGTGAGCTTTAAAGATACGGAGGCGATTATTGATCGGTCTTTGAAAAAATTAGGACGTGACTATATCGACCTCATGCAATTCCACTGGTGGGATTATAGTATCGATCGTTACATTGAAGTAGCTGAACACTTGGTTAAGCTACAGAAGAAAGGTAAGATTCGCTATATTGGGGTAACAAATTTCGACACGGCTCATCTTAAAGAATTAGTTGATGCGGGTATTCCTATCATTTCTTGTCAGTCCCAATATTCGCTCTTTGATCGTCGACCAGAGAAGGAGCTGTTAGCATATTCGATTGACCATGGCATCCAACAATTATGTTTTGGAACCTTATCAGGGGGCTTGTTATCGGATAAATATCTCGAGCAGACAAATATTAAATTAGAGACGCGGTCCCAGGTTAAATACCAACAAGTCATTGACCAAAGTCTGGGTCAGATTGGTTACCAGGAACTCTTGCATTTATTGGATGAGATTGCCCATAAACACCAGGTATCTATTTCTAACGTGGCGACTCGCTATATTCTTCAACAAGAAGGGGTAGCAGGAAGTATTATTGGGATTCGAAATCGTCGACATATCCAAGATAACTTAGCTATCTTTGATTTTACTTTGGATCAGGAAGATCTTGACTCTATCCGATCCTTCTTAGATCAATATCCACGTTTACCTGGAGATTGTTATGAACTGGAGAGAGATCCTAACTCAATCTTTTCATCAATTATCCGGCGGCACGAGAATGCGAATGGTTAA
- a CDS encoding Na+/H+ antiporter NhaC family protein, with protein MKAKQTLTFRGGYLMAYLPLVIFLVFCILFFVILKAFEMHALAMGAILGLLAGSIFDKPKQASDYWEAVYEGAREAVPVVILLMTIGIFSQMIKTANLSAGFVYLAQVMGIKGGLYTAMTFLFVSIIATATGSSIGSFFTCFPIFYPAGILLGAHPAALAGAILSGGVFGDNLAPISDTTIISAGTQHYRYSKQTCDVGGVVRTRLPYALIAGGLSFILFFLFGGGGPVQAGSAGLGSENLNPLFMLIPVFLMIIISIRKRNLYLAILVGLLSGCVVGLLTGVLQLSDILSSEDGGLTGFLTEGIEGMMGTCLLVLSVYGIMGVLNASGALQRLTDQISQSKLCQTVRGTELAMMLGITLTTILFGGVSSASMTTFGKVQNELGQACQLHPYRRANLLDGFANGLGVAVPFLSVFIFVGSQLTQGYDFAAPLSVTQIAPYLFHSYNLFLVFIVSILTGWGRRFEGPKGEEVLAADLNKEVKVLD; from the coding sequence ATGAAAGCTAAACAAACGCTAACTTTCAGAGGGGGCTATTTAATGGCCTACCTGCCCTTGGTAATTTTCTTGGTCTTCTGTATTCTTTTCTTTGTGATTTTAAAAGCCTTTGAAATGCATGCCTTAGCCATGGGAGCTATTTTAGGCTTACTGGCTGGCTCAATCTTTGATAAACCCAAACAGGCATCAGACTATTGGGAGGCTGTCTATGAAGGGGCTAGGGAAGCTGTACCAGTAGTTATTTTACTGATGACGATTGGCATTTTTTCACAGATGATTAAGACAGCGAATCTGTCAGCTGGTTTTGTCTATCTCGCCCAAGTCATGGGAATTAAGGGAGGTCTCTATACAGCAATGACCTTTCTCTTCGTTTCAATCATTGCCACAGCAACAGGCTCTTCGATCGGCTCCTTCTTTACCTGCTTTCCTATTTTTTATCCAGCAGGAATCTTACTAGGGGCTCATCCGGCTGCCTTGGCTGGGGCTATTCTTTCTGGTGGTGTCTTTGGTGATAACTTAGCACCTATTTCAGATACAACTATTATTTCTGCAGGGACCCAGCACTATCGGTATTCCAAGCAGACTTGTGATGTTGGGGGTGTGGTTCGGACTCGCTTACCTTACGCTTTAATTGCGGGTGGACTATCTTTCATTCTTTTCTTCTTATTTGGTGGTGGGGGTCCTGTACAGGCTGGATCAGCAGGTCTGGGTTCGGAAAACCTGAATCCACTATTTATGCTGATTCCAGTATTTTTGATGATAATCATTTCAATTCGCAAACGTAATCTTTATTTAGCTATTTTAGTAGGTTTGCTTTCTGGTTGTGTAGTGGGCTTACTAACGGGAGTACTCCAACTTTCTGATATCCTGTCAAGTGAGGATGGTGGCTTGACTGGTTTTCTAACCGAAGGCATTGAAGGGATGATGGGAACCTGTCTTTTAGTTTTATCTGTTTACGGTATTATGGGTGTCTTAAATGCTTCAGGTGCCTTGCAGCGTTTGACGGATCAGATTAGTCAATCTAAACTCTGCCAGACAGTTCGCGGAACCGAGCTCGCTATGATGCTAGGCATTACCCTAACAACTATTTTATTTGGTGGGGTTTCTTCAGCTTCAATGACAACTTTTGGAAAGGTACAGAATGAGTTGGGCCAAGCCTGTCAGCTCCATCCCTACCGAAGAGCTAACTTATTAGATGGTTTTGCGAATGGTTTAGGTGTGGCTGTCCCCTTCCTTTCTGTATTTATCTTTGTTGGTTCTCAATTGACACAAGGTTATGATTTCGCTGCTCCCTTATCTGTTACTCAAATCGCTCCCTATCTCTTCCACAGTTACAATCTCTTTTTAGTTTTTATAGTTTCAATCTTAACTGGGTGGGGACGACGTTTTGAAGGACCAAAAGGGGAGGAAGTTTTAGCGGCAGACTTAAATAAGGAAGTAAAAGTTCTTGATTAA
- a CDS encoding class II fructose-bisphosphate aldolase — protein MAFLVNGNEILQHARDNQYAVGAYNTNNLEWTRALIRGAKETRTPLLIQVSTGAAKYMGGYKVVRDLVLNEMDAMEADIPVILNLDHGDFAAAKECIDLGYSSVMYDGHDLPLEENLKNTKEIVRLAHERGISVEAEIGKIGENQGVGELASVDEVVMFAEAGVDKLACGIGNIHGVYPEGWEGLNFERLKEIADAVDNPLVLHGGSGIPQDQIQKAISLGIAKININTEFQLAFQKATREYILADKDIDKANKGYDPRKLLRAGTDAITESMKEMIGWMGTRPIDNKDSKVVFDEASLNEE, from the coding sequence ATGGCTTTTTTAGTGAATGGTAACGAGATTTTACAACACGCTCGCGACAACCAATATGCAGTGGGTGCATACAACACAAACAACTTGGAATGGACACGTGCATTAATTCGTGGGGCGAAAGAAACTCGTACACCATTATTAATTCAAGTGTCTACTGGTGCTGCTAAATATATGGGTGGCTACAAAGTGGTTCGTGACTTAGTCCTGAATGAAATGGATGCTATGGAAGCTGACATTCCAGTTATCTTAAACTTAGACCACGGGGACTTCGCAGCTGCTAAGGAATGTATCGACTTAGGTTACTCCTCAGTTATGTATGATGGCCATGATCTTCCCCTTGAAGAAAACTTGAAAAACACCAAAGAAATCGTTCGTTTAGCTCATGAACGCGGGATTTCTGTAGAAGCTGAAATCGGTAAAATTGGTGAAAACCAAGGTGTCGGTGAATTAGCTTCTGTAGATGAAGTTGTGATGTTTGCTGAAGCAGGCGTTGACAAATTAGCTTGCGGTATTGGTAACATCCACGGGGTTTACCCAGAAGGCTGGGAAGGCTTAAACTTCGAACGCTTGAAAGAAATCGCTGATGCAGTGGATAATCCATTGGTATTGCACGGTGGTTCAGGTATTCCTCAAGACCAAATTCAAAAAGCGATCTCACTGGGTATTGCTAAGATCAACATCAACACTGAATTCCAATTAGCTTTCCAAAAAGCAACCCGTGAATACATCTTAGCTGACAAAGATATCGACAAAGCGAACAAGGGTTATGACCCACGTAAACTCCTACGTGCTGGGACTGACGCCATTACTGAATCTATGAAAGAAATGATCGGCTGGATGGGTACTCGTCCAATCGACAACAAAGACTCTAAAGTTGTCTTTGATGAAGCTTCATTAAACGAAGAATAA
- the pcaG gene encoding protocatechuate 3,4-dioxygenase subunit alpha — MTKLDQEHLDPIRTPQQTVGPYASLGLVADEANDHITNDLVEDGGQGQEIILQGNLFGSDGKPLFNVLVEIWQANSEGVFNHPAFKDREGYDPSFVGFGRTITDERGAYSFRTFKPGAILENDYPEFSQSPHILAFVHASGVSYPLYTRIYFEDESQDDHFIQQVSEEEAKTLIAKKVEGTDLPTYQFDIVLDGDAEDMVLESKLGGEEVDDLPDGSGKAKTYFFHFK, encoded by the coding sequence ATGACTAAGCTAGACCAAGAACACCTCGACCCCATTCGAACGCCCCAACAAACAGTGGGGCCCTATGCCAGTCTAGGACTGGTGGCAGATGAAGCCAATGACCATATTACTAACGATCTCGTCGAAGACGGTGGCCAAGGCCAAGAAATTATCCTCCAGGGGAATCTCTTTGGCTCAGACGGTAAGCCTCTATTTAACGTCCTTGTTGAAATTTGGCAGGCCAATTCCGAGGGGGTCTTCAACCACCCTGCCTTCAAGGACCGGGAAGGCTATGATCCTAGCTTTGTAGGCTTTGGGCGAACCATTACCGATGAAAGAGGGGCCTATAGCTTCAGAACCTTTAAACCTGGAGCTATCCTAGAAAACGACTATCCCGAATTCTCCCAATCTCCTCATATTCTCGCCTTTGTCCATGCCAGTGGGGTCTCCTATCCTCTCTATACCCGGATCTACTTCGAAGACGAAAGCCAAGATGACCACTTCATCCAACAAGTCTCCGAAGAAGAGGCTAAGACTTTGATTGCTAAGAAAGTAGAAGGCACAGACCTGCCGACTTACCAATTTGATATCGTCCTAGATGGCGATGCCGAAGATATGGTCCTTGAATCCAAGCTCGGTGGCGAAGAAGTCGACGACCTCCCAGACGGATCAGGAAAAGCCAAGACCTACTTCTTCCATTTTAAATAA
- a CDS encoding YaaA family protein has product MKIILSPAKEQDLSHLLAEDWDLSAKSQQIVDQLQSLEEGELQKALKLSDKQVGPVQEMIAAFDQKATYPAIQLYHGLAFRQFDLEDLTASQKDYLADHVVILSALYGPISAFTPIKAYRLDFTMPLRIDGQSLRQYWKGTFDQVFHPGEVVVNLASQEYASMLQTDRYDWLEVEFCQYRQGKLKKAPSATAKKLRGKMANALVHDQAESIEALKAFQAEGFTYAPSASKEGFLVFIHDEEDQS; this is encoded by the coding sequence ATGAAGATTATCTTATCCCCAGCCAAAGAGCAGGATCTTTCTCATCTTCTAGCCGAGGATTGGGACCTGTCCGCTAAGAGTCAACAAATCGTTGACCAACTGCAAAGCCTGGAAGAAGGCGAGCTCCAAAAAGCGCTTAAACTGTCGGACAAGCAAGTCGGTCCGGTTCAGGAAATGATAGCAGCTTTTGACCAGAAGGCGACTTATCCAGCCATCCAGCTCTATCATGGACTGGCTTTTCGGCAATTTGACTTGGAGGATTTGACCGCCAGCCAGAAGGATTATCTCGCAGACCATGTCGTGATTCTGTCCGCTTTGTATGGTCCTATCAGCGCTTTTACTCCGATCAAGGCCTATCGTTTAGACTTTACCATGCCCTTGCGGATCGATGGTCAGTCCCTACGCCAATATTGGAAGGGAACTTTCGACCAGGTTTTCCATCCAGGCGAAGTGGTGGTTAATCTCGCAAGTCAAGAATATGCCAGCATGCTCCAAACTGATCGCTATGACTGGCTTGAGGTCGAATTCTGCCAATACCGCCAGGGCAAATTGAAGAAGGCCCCCTCAGCTACTGCCAAGAAATTACGGGGCAAGATGGCCAATGCTTTGGTCCACGACCAGGCAGAAAGCATCGAAGCGCTTAAAGCTTTTCAAGCAGAGGGCTTTACTTATGCCCCGTCAGCTTCTAAAGAAGGGTTTTTAGTCTTTATCCATGACGAGGAGGACCAGTCCTGA
- a CDS encoding FeoA family protein — protein MYLAMLTKGETGTIARLVGSKQIVKRLTDLGFVPGAEITVRNELAGDLIVDLKGTRLALNRSMAMHILLR, from the coding sequence ATGTATTTAGCCATGTTAACAAAAGGAGAGACAGGAACGATCGCTCGTCTAGTCGGTTCCAAGCAAATTGTGAAACGTTTAACGGACCTGGGCTTCGTTCCCGGAGCTGAAATTACGGTACGAAACGAACTAGCGGGGGATTTGATTGTGGACTTGAAAGGGACCCGCCTGGCCTTGAATCGCTCCATGGCCATGCATATCCTGCTTCGCTAA
- a CDS encoding FeoA family protein → MKTLDQVTLGESVRVKGVHAEGILRRRLRDMGLTKGAQVTLRKLAPLGDPMELTVRGYELSLRKKDAACVEVE, encoded by the coding sequence ATGAAGACCTTAGACCAAGTGACATTGGGAGAAAGCGTTCGGGTGAAGGGCGTACACGCTGAAGGGATCTTAAGGCGACGCCTACGGGATATGGGGCTGACCAAGGGGGCCCAAGTGACCCTGCGGAAGTTGGCTCCCCTTGGCGACCCTATGGAATTGACCGTTCGAGGTTATGAGTTGAGTTTGCGGAAGAAAGATGCCGCATGTGTTGAAGTGGAATAA